The Dermacentor albipictus isolate Rhodes 1998 colony chromosome 2, USDA_Dalb.pri_finalv2, whole genome shotgun sequence genome has a segment encoding these proteins:
- the LOC135895828 gene encoding neprilysin-like yields the protein MEDADVLELNVPPSWLDRRGPQPFNADRAVRFVCACNYAAYSALVVVLAVLVMGLVSYLVIVPGRGDLDYTHLRFNFTDESPDGFEGHDFSPTAQADATTVVHERDLCGSRECNHEAVRIVGSLNASVDPCDDFYAYVCSVWMDKHRPTKGQDRRSVDDDLLDSYSRFLVSLLGHSNAEIPAAKTLFDACVEPPASLFRDVITTFFYMVGLQHWPYSPSDRVMAVDVASKVGALHRLLGLDSLFHLSVIEDSEDKYTFMSIGEPDLVSGFIEGSSVAEFTFLTKAHETLMSYLGRPLSTNVAVVETDLARRMAPRKTPGCYELLSQCTTVRLDQLPKSRVVHWTLLAKEAFGDRIAAVNRFVKMPNYEYLLSFASDVQQTLRKHDILNYLAFRVCMALSPLIANATVRHRLASISYGRNPRAAQPLLPEHYCVGFLDRFEAPLVMALAYDQSVDRISWDLVRELVLGHLNATLARHLSYDFSRWFTREFADHVSRQLTRVSWEPLAPKRFFDKDYRSKYLSGLYREDSGSQQLPSFFYFWLQRAVKRARGTLETAEEDLRSGWNKGFLSTWPHLGAPFRILEIPLPVFDFGMPLDHRLRKFHIARVGTRVYWSLFKYIYFLAYGFYLNTTWSDPASVFENLRGCLQKDYARMSASAGRSPLHTLLLFEKTSTADMLDVLAVGLAYQSFEEYMVKEISNFRFREARQLSPEQLFFIYYGMSHCENANPLFESWQQVNDVSSAWARVNGPLRHVPEFAAAFRCPLGSFMNPHDKCRLDEMSTTMRQP from the exons ATGGAGGACGCCGACGTGCTGGAGCTGAACGTGCCGCCTTCCTGGTTGGACCGCCGCGGCCCGCAACCGTTCAACGCCGACCGCGCCGTCCGCTTCGTGTGCGCTTGTAACTACGCCGCCTACAGCGCTCTGGTCGTCGTCCTCGCCGTCCTGGTGATGGGCCTCGTCAGCTATCTCGTAATCGTGCCGGGCCGAGGCGACCTCGACTACACGCACCTGCGATTCAACTTCACCGATGAATCGCCGGACGGATTCGAGGGTCACGATTTCTCGCCTACCGCTCAAGCCGACGCAACAACG GTCGTCCACGAGAGGGATCTGTGCGGCTCGCGCGAGTGCAACCATGAAGCGGTGCGCATAGTAGGCTCGCTGAACGCGTCCGTGGACCCATGTGACGACTTCTACGCCTACGTGTGCTCTGTCTGGATGGACAAGCACCGTCCCACAAAAGGCCAGGACAGGCGTTCCGTTGACGACGACCTCTTGGACAGCTACTCTCGCTTCCTGGTCAGCCTGCTGGGTCACAGCAATGCCGAGATACCCGCGGCCAAGACCCTCTTCGACGCGTGCGTCGAACCGCCCGCCTCCCTGTTCAGAGACGTCATCACCACCTTCTTCTACATGGTGGGTCTACAGCACTGGCCTTACTCGCCTTCGGACAGGGTTATGGCCGTGGACGTCGCCTCCAAAGTCGGCGCTCTTCACCGTCTCTTGGGGCTGGACAGCCTATTTCACCTCTCCGTCATCGAGGATTCCGAAGACAAGTACACGTTCATGTCCATCGGCGAGCCCGACCTGGTGTCCGGATTCATCGAAGGATCCTCCGTCGCAGAGTTCACCTTCTTGACCAAGGCTCACGAAACACTCATGTCGTACCTGGGCAGGCCCTTGTCGACCAACGTTGCGGTGGTGGAGACGGACCTGGCACGGCGCATGGCCCCACGAAAGACTCCGGGTTGCTACGAGCTGCTGAGCCAGTGCACGACCGTGCGCCTAGACCAGCTGCCGAAGTCTCGCGTAGTCCACTGGACGCTGCTAGCGAAGGAAGCGTTCGGCGACCGCATCGCGGCTGTGAACCGGTTCGTCAAGATGCCTAACTACGAATACCTGCTGAGCTTCGCCAGCGACGTGCAGCAGACCCTGCGGAAGCACGACATCCTCAACTACCTGGCGTTCCGAGTCTGCATGGCGCTATCACCACTCATCGCCAACGCCACCGTGCGCCATCGGCTTGCCTCCATCTCGTACGGCCGCAACCCACGCGCTGCCCAGCCTCTGCTACCGGAGCACTACTGCGTAGGGTTCTTGGACCGTTTCGAGGCGCCCCTCGTCATGGCGTTGGCATACGACCAGTCCGTCGACCGAATCTCGTGGGACCTTGTCCGGGAGCTCGTTTTGGGTCACCTCAACGCCACGCTAGCAAGACACCTCAGCTACGACTTCTCCCGTTGGTTTACGCGCGAGTTCGCCGATCACGTGTCCCGACAGCTGACGCGCGTCTCATGGGAGCCCCTGGCTCCTAAGAGGTTCTTCGACAAGGACTACCGCAGCAAATACCTAAGCGGGCTCTATAGGGAGGACTCCGGCAGCCAGCAGCTGCCTTCCTTCTTTTACTTCTGGCTCCAACGAGCCGTAAAGAGGGCACGCGGCACCCTGGAGACGGCCGAAGAGGACCTCAGGTCCGGCTGGAACAAGGGCTTCCTCAGCACGTGGCCGCACCTCGGCGCTCCGTTTAGAATCCTGGAGATCCCGCTGCCAGTGTTCGACTTCGGCATGCCCCTCGACCACAGGCTGCGCAAGTTTCACATCGCTCGGGTCGGTACGCGAGTCTACTGGAGCCTCTTCAAGTACATCTATTTCCTGGCTTACGGTTTCTACCTGAACACCACGTGGTCCGACCCGGCCTCCGTGTTCGAGAACCTGCGTGGGTGCCTCCAGAAGGACTACGCCCGGATGAGCGCTTCTGCGGGCCGGTCTCCGCTTCATACGCTTCTCCTTTTCGAGAAGACTTCGACCGCGGACATGCTGGACGTGTTGGCAGTGGGCCTGGCCTACCAGTCATTCGAGGAGTACATGGTCAAGGAGATCTCCAACTTCCGCTTCAGGGAGGCGCGCCAGTTGTCGCCGGAACAGCTGTTTTTCATCTACTACGGCATGAGCCACTGCGAGAACGCGAACCCGCTCTTCGAGAGCTGGCAGCAGGTGAACGACGTCAGCTCGGCGTGGGCCCGCGTCAACGGCCCCCTGAGACACGTGCCCGAATTCGCGGCGGCCTTCCGCTGCCCCCTGGGTTCGTTCATGAACCCGCACGACAAGTGCAGGCTAGATGAGATGAGCACCACCATGCGCCAGCCTTAA